The Candidatus Nanohalovita haloferacivicina region TAACCACACCATTAATGACGTCCTCGTCATCGCCGGTATGTTCGGCTTCCAGCATAGTTCCTCCATATTTTTCCAAAGTATAGTTTCTTCTGAAGCCAGGGATCTTTACAGGTACGAATTCTAAGCCTTCTTCTCTATCTTTCTCCTCTTCCCATGCTTCAACGGCCTCCTCTCTCAGAAGGCCTTCGTCACCAAGTTCTTTTCCTTCATCATAAATAGGTTTAGCTGGACCTATATCATCGTCGAATCTTGCCAGTACCGAAGTTGGTAGTATCAGGCTTCCATATCCGAAAGTTGAGTTTTGGCCCATCGGAATCACAGTATTACTAGGCAATAACAAAAATTATAAGCATTTCCGTATCGAAGAGCTTGTAGCTCATTCAGTAGAATTTAAACACAAATAAGAAGTTGGTAAAGGAGTTTCAGCCCATTAGATATGTGAAGGCCTGTTTTCCGAAGTCTATGAGTGCGAGTAGGATGATGAATTTCATTTCTGGAATCGTTTCTTTTTGTTAATATAGAAATAGGAGGGGTAGATGTGTTTTTGGTCGAGTAGGTCTAGATTATACCTGCTCGATGTTGCCGTCTCTTCCGATGTTGAGTTGGAGGTCGTCAGCCCATTCGCGGACGTATCCGCCGTTGATCTGAACTTCTGCGCCTTCCTCAATTGCATCGATTTCTTCTTCCCAGAGCGTCAGGTCGATTTCTCCTGTCTCATCTTCGAAGACTACTGTCGTAATCCTCTTCTGGCCGTACTGTGTAGATACTGCTCTAGGTGTTGGAAGTTTTTTGATCGTTCCTGTGATTTCAACGTCATCTGAATCCGCTTTTAGTTCCTCAACAGTCATTTCGGGCATTATTTTACCACTAATAGACAATACTCCAGACGAAATTTAAAAGGGTTTTTGTTTTCCTCCAGTAGAAACACCAAAATACTGTAAACCTGCATACAGAAATTGGTGTTATGTGGCCCTTCAGCTCAGGAAAAGACAAGGATAAAGAAATTGAAAGACTGGAAGAAAAAGTCGAAAAACTTCAGGAGGACGAGGATAGATGGAGAAAAAGATTCGAGGCCGAGAAAGAACGCAGAAGCAAGCTTTCAAAAGAAAAACAGGAAGCTGAAGAGCGTGCTAATAGATTAAAGGATAAAATTGAGGGCCTGAAATCAGATACTGAGAAAGATGATTCTTCGGAGAGCTCTGATTCCAAGGGTAGAAGAGATCTTGATTTTGAGGAGGCCCGCAGAGTTATCAGTAAAATTTCTTCAGTAGCATCTTCAGAAGATGATCTCGTAACTGTTTATTCTGAAGGCGATAGAGAGAATATTGATGATGTTAGAGGCCTTAAGAACTCTATTTCCGGTGAGCAGTTCAAGAGTATTGATGAGTCCGGGCTCTATTTTTTTGATGAGGATGAGGTCTTTGATCTTTTCCTGGATGTAAGGCCTTTCTTTGATTCTAAGTGGTTCTCCGGTGAGAGTTTCTCGGTTGGAGAGCTTGAGGATTTTGTTGGTAAGGAGAAGATCTGGGTGAAGGTTTCGGCCGGTAACTCGAAGGTTTTCCGTGAGTCAGATGGCGAGCTTGAGTTGCTAGAGCATGTTAAGGATCGTGTTGATCGCCAGCATTCTAGCGGTGGTTTTTCCCAGAGCCGTTTTGAGAGGAAGCGTGATGAGCAGATTCAGGGCCACGTGAAGAATGTTGATATTGCGATTCCTGATGAAGGAGAGGTCTTCCTTGTGGGTGAGAAAGACTTGTGCAGAGACTTGCCCGGCCAGTATCTTGGCGGTTTTGATCCTAACAAGTCTGATCTTGAGGCCCTTTACGGTTTTGGCGTTATGAGAAATCTCTAGCAGCCTGATATAAATGATTTTAGAGGTAAATGCTTTGGCGTGAAACTTCACCTTGTTGAGGGCGATGAGGCTTATGATACAGCATTTGAGTATGTTAGAGATGAGGATCTGGAGGGTGTTCTGGGAGTTCATTATCGTGATGGAGGCCTCTACGATCCTGAGAGTGCTGCTTTTGCAGGGATCGAGTTGAGGCATCCGGATCAGAGACATGGTGATCCTGTTGAGTTAGAGGCAGGTAGTGTAGAGGCCGTTGATTACAATGATTTGACCGGTGTTGGCGTTCTTGCAAACAAGTTTTTCGAGAATACTGACGGAGTTCTTACCTATTTCAATAATTTCGATAGTCATGCGGAGGAAGTGAGAGGTTCTGAGGAAGCTGAGCAGAGGCTATTTCAGTTTATTCATACATTGGAGGGCGCAGCAGAAAGGAATGGAGAGCTTGTTCTGCAGGTTGATGAGAGTTCAGAGTTTTACGATACCCAGTTCTACCACACCATATTGACTCTTGTAGATGAAGAAGAACCACTGCTTGAGGGCTCCTTTGAGTAATAAAAGTCTGTACTGCTGTGTCTGAGTTATGGATGAGGAAGAGAAGATTCGGGAGTTGAACAGAAGGTTGAAAGAGCGTTACGGCGAGCCACCTGAGCCTCCCGAGTTGAGCGCTGTTGACTATCTTATTGAGACAATTCTTTCTCAGAACACTAACGATATTAACCGTGACAAGGCCTACAAGAACCTGACAGAGAAATACGATACCTACGAGGAGATTGAGAACGGCGATTACGAGGAACTTGTTGATACTATCAGGATTGCCGGGCTTGGACCTACCAAGGCCGAGAGAATTCAGGAATCCTTGAGAATTGTACGCGAAGATCAGGGCGAGTACAGCCTTGAGTTCCTTAGAGATATGAGTGTTGACGATGCGAAGGACTGGCTGACTCAGATTCCTGGTGTCGGGCCTAAGACCGCTGCAATCATTCTGTGTTTCTATTTCAGGATGCCGGTTTTCCCTGTTGACACTCACGTTCACAGGATTTCGAAGAGGCTAGGCCTTATTCCTCGGAATGCTGGTAGAAAGAAGGCTCACAACATTTTGGAGAAGAAGGTGCCTGATGATATCAAGTATGAGCTTCATCGTTTGATGATTGAGTACGGCCGCGATACTGCTTCTGCCAGGAATCCTGACTGCGAGAACTGTATATGGCCTGAGGAGTGCGATTACTATCAGGAGGTTTACAAGGGCAGCATGGATCCTGAAGAATTCTGAAGTAAAAGGAAAAATATGAGAAAAATTACGTGGTAGATGATATTTTTTGAAGAGGCCTAGGAAATTATTCTAGGTCTTCCTGCTGAGCAGCTTGCTGTTCTTCCAGATTCTCAACGATTTCCTGTGCCTTTTCGTTGATTCTTTCCTGGTCAATCATTTCATCTTCGTCTAGAACACTCATTAGTGCGTGAAGTGTTAGCTGAAGATCGTTAAGTCGCTGCTGAATCATCTGCATTGCTTGTTCTGGTGAAGCTTCTTGTCCTTCCATAATTTTTACACCTATAACTACCCGTTAAAACCCAAGCTTTAAAGAAGTACAAATAATTAAGGAGGGAAGAAAAAGAAAAATTCCTACTCTACAACTGTTCGAGCGCCACAGGCCTGACACTTCATGATCTCAACGCCTTTCTCCTTTGTAAGCCTGGTATCCGGCCTGTTACACTCCGGACAGATCACATAATCATTAGCGTAGTCCTCAACCTTGGACTGTACGTGGCCTCTGCGGAACTCTCCATTAAGTACAAGCTCCTTGCCATCGATATGGCCTGAAGTTCCTAGCTCACTCTGAATATGCTTTGAAAGATGTTTCTCCTCTCTTCCAAGCTTGTCAGCTATTTCAGAAAAGTTTTCAATCGCTGTATTCGATCCTTTCTTCCTGCTTTTAACCTCAGGCATCTCAAATCTTTCGCCCGAGCCCTGCTCCTCATCAACCTGACTCTGGCCCTTCTCAAGTAAATCATCATAATCCATTTTTAATCGCCTCTTATTGATTAGGTTGAACTGTTATTCTTTTTACAGCTTCTTGATTTTGCCTGGTTTTGGTTCGTAGCAGGTTCCGTCGCTGAGTAGGCCGTTGATTGTGTCTTCTAGTTTGTCTTCCGGTTCGTCGATTTCGTCGACAATGTCTGCGTAGTCGGCGCCTTCTCCTTCGTCCAGATTTTCTACTGCATCCAGTACGTCTTTCTCCAGGTTTTCGATGTCTTCCTGAGTTTCTGATACTGAGAAGCTTTCGCCGAAGCTCTGTAGTAGAGAGTCTACTTCGTCTTCGTCCAGTTTGCCAGCCATTTCTTTCTCGATGTCTTCCTGATCCTTGCCGGATTCTTTGAGCTGCTTAACTGTGTCTCTGATCTGGCTCCATTCTTCCATTGTTTTGCGGTATCGGAGCTGGTGTAGTAGTTCTTTTTCTACAGCTACGTCTTTGAGTACTTCTGCGTCCATGTAGATCTGGCCCTGGTATTCTCTGACTTTTCCGATTGCCTCAACGATGTCTCCTTCTTCGAATTCGGATACGTCGTCAATGTCGTTGAAGAATTTGACCTGTGTAGTATCTAGGCCGTCGTCTAGTGTGATTGATCCGTAGGTTTCGTCTTCGTTTGTGAAAGTATCGACTACAGTTGCCACTAGCCGGGCTCTTGAAAGTCTACGGCCCTGCGGTGTTAGAAGGTAGTTCGGTGTGAATCCTTCTTTCTGAAAGTATTTGCCTGAATTCAGTTCTTCCGTGTTGGTTAGTTTTGCTGTCTGTCTTTTCTGTTGAGGCATAGTATCACAGTTTTAGTTTATTCTTTTGAATGTTTCACAGATCCTAAATCTTCTGGACCTGGCCCTGTTTCGGCTCGAAAAGCTCGCCGTCACGCTTCAGATTTTCAATCACTTCTTCAGCTTTATCTCGACCAATTCCCTCTTCCTCGGCCTCGTCAAGTACATCCTCTATAGCTGCCGAATCATCAGATCCTGAGACCTTGTCAATTATGTGCTTGATTGTCTGCACCCTGTTTCTCTGGCTGCTGGAAACCCCGGATTCGATTCTGTCAATATCAAACTCTCCAGTTTCCGGATCGACTCCGATCTGTTCCAGTGAGTACTTGAGGATGTCAATCGCTCTCTGTGCATCGCTGACCTCCACTTTATCCTTTAGTTCTGCTCTTGCTGAGGCCTCTGCTACTCTAACCAAGGCCTCTAGTTGTCTTGCGGTGATTGGTACGCTGCTGTTGTCTTCTCCACTGCCTGTTGAACGCATGCTTACGTAGAAGTCCTGTATTTCATCTGCTGCCTCCTGTGTTAGCTGAGGCCTTTTCTTTTTGGCGTGTGCGACGTATCTTCTGAGCAAGTCCTGTGGAATTTCTGCATCTGTTTCCTCTGGGTCCAGGTGGTTTTGCAGTACCTGCCTAGATAACTTGGTGTCTTTTTCTTCGTCCGGTTCGTCTTTGACCGGGAAGATGAAGTCGAATCTTGAGAGAAGTGTGTCTCCGATGTTAATCTGCTGTGGAATTGGTTCGTATGGGTCGAATCTTCCCATCTTCGGGTTTCCTGCTGCGAGGATAGATGTTTCTGCGTTAAGTGTGGCCTGGATATTTGCCTTGGATACCGAGATCTGTTGTTGTTCCATTGCTTCGTGCAGCGAGGAACGGTCTTCTGCGGCCATCTTGTCGATTTCGTCGATTGCGGCCATACCTTTATTCGCTAGGACTACTGCTCCTGCTTCTAGGCTGAATTCTCCTGTAGATTCTTCTTTTACTACGGACGCTGTAAGGCCTGCGCCTGTAGAGCTTTTTCCTACTACGTAGCGGCCTTTTGGACTTAGTTCTCCTGTGAATTTCAGTAACTGAGACTTACCTGTTCCTGGTTCTCCTATTAGTAGTACGTGGATGTCTCCTCTGCTTTTTACTCCGTCGTCTCTTGATTTTTTGACTCCTCCGAATAGCTGGAGTGCGATGGCCTTTTTGATCTGGTGGTGGCCGAAGATTGACGGTGCGATGCTTCTTGCTATTTTTTCGAATATTTCGTCTTCGTTTGAGAGTTCTTCTATTTCCTCTATTTCCTCCCTTGAAAGTTCCAGTTCTTCGAATTCCTGTTCTGTTGGGTCGAGGTAGTTGGCCTCCATGTAGATGTCGAACTTTTTCGAGTTCTTTTTGACAGGCCTTTCTCGCATTATTCCCGTTATTTCTACGACGTTACCTGGTACTACTCTTTTCTGGAAGTCTGGGTCTACTAGATCCCCTTCGAGTCTGACCTGTAGTGAGGATGGTTGTTCTGACCCTTCTCTGGATTCAGGGTTTTCCTCTACAGTGATTATCTGTGTGTCGGTCATGACTTTTTCTTCGACTTCGAACTTTCTTGATCCGCAGTCACATTTGTATGGGCTTTTGAGTTGTGAGGAGTCCTGTTCTTTTTCGTATCGGTCTCCGCACTGTGTGCATTCGAAGATTGCGGATACAACTTCCGGTTTTACCTGTGAGGCCCTTTTGATCATGCCTTCTACAGGTATGAATTTTCCGATGTGTTTGGATCGGAGGTTTCTCAGGAATACGTAGTCTTCTTCCGGCATGTTGACGAATCTGACGTTGAGGCTGTCTTCGGATACCTGGTCGTGGCCTTCGAGGCCTTCTTCTGCTGCGTCTATTGCTGATACCGGGTTTTCTCTCAGGTAGTCGCTTAGTTCGAAGTTGAATATGTCCATGTCTTCGAAGTCGACTACTATAGAATCTTTTCCGTCTTGTACGGCTGTAGCGACCTTCTTGTAGTATTTCTCAGAGAAAAATTCCTCGAACTCGTTGACCGCCTCCCCGTACTCCATACTGAATTATTAGTAGGAAAAAGTGATAAAATGCAATCGATCATGTGAAGTAATTCTTTTCCTGGCCGAAGAATTTTTTCCTCGGGGCCTTCCTCGGTTAAAGTGAAAAGTTTGGAGAGGCCTTGTTTTTGTATGTCTGATAAACTTGATGATTCCGAGATTAATGAAAGGCTTGAAGATCTCCAGATCTGGGGTATTGAGGCCGAGAAGCTTGTTTGCCGTGTAGAGTTTGATGGTTATCGTGATGCTGTTTTCTTTGCGAACAGTGTTTTCTCGCTTGCTGAGGAAGAGTTCCATCATCCGTCTGTAAAAGTTGAGTACGGCGCCGTGGAGATTGATCTGTGGAGTCACGATGTTGAGGGCCTTACTGAGAGAGATTTCCAGCTTGCTAAGAGAATTGAGGGGAAAGTAGGGAATATTGACTGGGATTAGCGGTATTCGCTTAGATCTGCGCCTGCTTCTCCTGCGCCAAAGCTTTCTGGAATCATTTCGCTTATTTTTTCTATCTTTGTTTCACCGTTCTGGCCTCTCATAATTATGGTTATATCGTGTTCGGCTACTTCGGAGAATTCTGCAAGTATCTGTCTGCATGCCCCACAGGGCGTTATAGGTTTCTCCTGCTCTCCTACTACGGCAACGGCCTGGAATGAGTAATCTGCGTTTGATACGGCATTTCCTACGGCATTTCTCTCAGCGCAGGTGCCGAGGCCCTGAATAACACTTTCATAGTAGCAGCCAGTATAGATATTTCCTGAATCTGTTAGAATAGCTGCGCCTACGGAGCTGTCTGTGAAGGTGGAGAAAGTATTTTTCCTGACTTCTTCGGCCTCTTCGATAAGTCTCTCTACTTGTTGTTCTGATAGTTGTTCCGGCAGATCCATAGATAAAGTCAGTACATTTGAGA contains the following coding sequences:
- a CDS encoding cytidine deaminase, producing MDLPEQLSEQQVERLIEEAEEVRKNTFSTFTDSSVGAAILTDSGNIYTGCYYESVIQGLGTCAERNAVGNAVSNADYSFQAVAVVGEQEKPITPCGACRQILAEFSEVAEHDITIIMRGQNGETKIEKISEMIPESFGAGEAGADLSEYR
- a CDS encoding endonuclease III domain-containing protein, with protein sequence MDEEEKIRELNRRLKERYGEPPEPPELSAVDYLIETILSQNTNDINRDKAYKNLTEKYDTYEEIENGDYEELVDTIRIAGLGPTKAERIQESLRIVREDQGEYSLEFLRDMSVDDAKDWLTQIPGVGPKTAAIILCFYFRMPVFPVDTHVHRISKRLGLIPRNAGRKKAHNILEKKVPDDIKYELHRLMIEYGRDTASARNPDCENCIWPEECDYYQEVYKGSMDPEEF
- a CDS encoding translation initiation factor IF-2 subunit beta, with the protein product MDYDDLLEKGQSQVDEEQGSGERFEMPEVKSRKKGSNTAIENFSEIADKLGREEKHLSKHIQSELGTSGHIDGKELVLNGEFRRGHVQSKVEDYANDYVICPECNRPDTRLTKEKGVEIMKCQACGARTVVE
- a CDS encoding OB-fold nucleic acid binding domain-containing protein produces the protein MPEMTVEELKADSDDVEITGTIKKLPTPRAVSTQYGQKRITTVVFEDETGEIDLTLWEEEIDAIEEGAEVQINGGYVREWADDLQLNIGRDGNIEQV
- a CDS encoding minichromosome maintenance protein MCM, yielding MEYGEAVNEFEEFFSEKYYKKVATAVQDGKDSIVVDFEDMDIFNFELSDYLRENPVSAIDAAEEGLEGHDQVSEDSLNVRFVNMPEEDYVFLRNLRSKHIGKFIPVEGMIKRASQVKPEVVSAIFECTQCGDRYEKEQDSSQLKSPYKCDCGSRKFEVEEKVMTDTQIITVEENPESREGSEQPSSLQVRLEGDLVDPDFQKRVVPGNVVEITGIMRERPVKKNSKKFDIYMEANYLDPTEQEFEELELSREEIEEIEELSNEDEIFEKIARSIAPSIFGHHQIKKAIALQLFGGVKKSRDDGVKSRGDIHVLLIGEPGTGKSQLLKFTGELSPKGRYVVGKSSTGAGLTASVVKEESTGEFSLEAGAVVLANKGMAAIDEIDKMAAEDRSSLHEAMEQQQISVSKANIQATLNAETSILAAGNPKMGRFDPYEPIPQQINIGDTLLSRFDFIFPVKDEPDEEKDTKLSRQVLQNHLDPEETDAEIPQDLLRRYVAHAKKKRPQLTQEAADEIQDFYVSMRSTGSGEDNSSVPITARQLEALVRVAEASARAELKDKVEVSDAQRAIDILKYSLEQIGVDPETGEFDIDRIESGVSSSQRNRVQTIKHIIDKVSGSDDSAAIEDVLDEAEEEGIGRDKAEEVIENLKRDGELFEPKQGQVQKI
- a CDS encoding OB-fold nucleic acid binding domain-containing protein, producing the protein MPQQKRQTAKLTNTEELNSGKYFQKEGFTPNYLLTPQGRRLSRARLVATVVDTFTNEDETYGSITLDDGLDTTQVKFFNDIDDVSEFEEGDIVEAIGKVREYQGQIYMDAEVLKDVAVEKELLHQLRYRKTMEEWSQIRDTVKQLKESGKDQEDIEKEMAGKLDEDEVDSLLQSFGESFSVSETQEDIENLEKDVLDAVENLDEGEGADYADIVDEIDEPEDKLEDTINGLLSDGTCYEPKPGKIKKL
- a CDS encoding Vms1/Ankzf1 family peptidyl-tRNA hydrolase → MWPFSSGKDKDKEIERLEEKVEKLQEDEDRWRKRFEAEKERRSKLSKEKQEAEERANRLKDKIEGLKSDTEKDDSSESSDSKGRRDLDFEEARRVISKISSVASSEDDLVTVYSEGDRENIDDVRGLKNSISGEQFKSIDESGLYFFDEDEVFDLFLDVRPFFDSKWFSGESFSVGELEDFVGKEKIWVKVSAGNSKVFRESDGELELLEHVKDRVDRQHSSGGFSQSRFERKRDEQIQGHVKNVDIAIPDEGEVFLVGEKDLCRDLPGQYLGGFDPNKSDLEALYGFGVMRNL
- a CDS encoding 4a-hydroxytetrahydrobiopterin dehydratase produces the protein MSDKLDDSEINERLEDLQIWGIEAEKLVCRVEFDGYRDAVFFANSVFSLAEEEFHHPSVKVEYGAVEIDLWSHDVEGLTERDFQLAKRIEGKVGNIDWD